CAAGCTCAGGATTTATGCTCTTGTCAATTATCGCCAGCATCTATACGCGTCACACTGTCACACTGTCACACATGCCTCCATAAACCTTCGCTTTATCTGTTCAGGACTCAACTTTATGTTGTCAGTATCCTGATTGCCCGGTTTCACTATCACATGAATGAATCTTGGACCTTTATGCTGGTATAGATGCTCAAGTGCGTAACGCAGCTCATTCGCTGTATGCACCTTCACTGTATTCTCTATACCAGCCGCTATCGCCATCAATTCCATGTCCACCACTGTATACGCATCCGTCAACTGGTCTCCTGTGCTTCCCAGTGTTCCATTATCCATACAGAAGATGGAGAGATTATGAGGCTCTTCTGCCGCTATTGTGGGTAATACGCTCGTTGTTAATAGGCTGCCATCACCATCCAGTACAATTACTTCTCTCTTTGTACTCAATGCTAGCCCCAGACCTATCGCAGATGCCTGACCGTAACTACCAAGCATATAAAAATTCAGCGCCCTATCCCTGATCGCATACAATTCCTTACTTGGTATTCCTATATTTGTGACTACACATTCACCATCTAAAAACTCAGCCACTATTCGCATCGCTTCATAGCGCGTCATCTCCCCATCTCGAATCTCCTTCTCATAACTCACGCATCGCTTCTTATTTCGCTCGGGAAACGCATGTTCGAGCTCTTCACTATCACTTTCACTTCCGGTCCATATCGCGGGCGATAACAAAGCTACACATGGGCTACTATTCTCATACGCCTCTTTAATAACCTCATCCACCGCTCCTATCCTCTCGCGGGTTCTTATCTCCTTGTAGGGAATACCCAATGCACGTAACGCATCTGGTAGAGCTTTATTAAATGGTATCTGCGCTGGTATATCCTCGTTATGAACACCACGCCAGCTGCTTAAAATTGGTAGTGGCAATCTGTAAGTAACCGAAAGAGATAGCAATGCATTGAAACAGTTGCCCAGACCCGAGCTCTGTATGATCATCGCTGGCTTCCCCCCACCGAGATATGCTCCTGCACTTATGCCAACCCCGTCTTCTTCCTTGTTCAATCTTATAGCCTTGAGCTCTATATCTGAATGTACAAGCTCTAAAAGACGCCTGATTCGACCACATGGCAGTGTACTCACTACATCTATCCCGTTACTTCTCAATATCCCTATCACTTCTTCTT
This portion of the Methanophagales archaeon genome encodes:
- the comE gene encoding sulfopyruvate decarboxylase subunit beta — translated: MMEEEVIGILRSNGIDVVSTLPCGRIRRLLELVHSDIELKAIRLNKEEDGVGISAGAYLGGGKPAMIIQSSGLGNCFNALLSLSVTYRLPLPILSSWRGVHNEDIPAQIPFNKALPDALRALGIPYKEIRTRERIGAVDEVIKEAYENSSPCVALLSPAIWTGSESDSEELEHAFPERNKKRCVSYEKEIRDGEMTRYEAMRIVAEFLDGECVVTNIGIPSKELYAIRDRALNFYMLGSYGQASAIGLGLALSTKREVIVLDGDGSLLTTSVLPTIAAEEPHNLSIFCMDNGTLGSTGDQLTDAYTVVDMELMAIAAGIENTVKVHTANELRYALEHLYQHKGPRFIHVIVKPGNQDTDNIKLSPEQIKRRFMEACVTV